DNA sequence from the Flavobacterium lipolyticum genome:
CAGCTGACCGACAGGCTGAGAGGAAGCATCAAAACGAATAATAAACGGAGGTGGAGCTCCCGGTGGTAAAAATACCTGAGAACGATTGGAGAGCGCATTGATTTCGGCAATGGCCTGCCCCATGTCTGTACCTTCATAAAAATTAATTTTCATTAAGGTAAGTCCTTGAGTATTTTTAGTTTCGATGCTTTCGATACCGCTCGTAAACAGCATCATATTGACATACATTTTGGTAAAATAACCTTCCATTTGCTGAGGGGTATAACCATTAAAGGAATGGGCAATGTATACCACAGGAAGATTCATATCAGGTAAGATGTCGACCTTTATTTCTTTTGAAGCTTTAATCCCGAAGAATAAAAGCCCCAGCACCATCACCATGATAGAGATGGGCTTGCGCAAGGCAAAACGTATTAAATTCATAATTTGGGGTTTAGTGTATCGCGTTGAGTAAAATGTTCAGATTGCCTGTGGCAGCAGCTTTAATCCATAAGGCCTGCCAAATGTTGTTTTGGGCAATTTCATAATCAATCTCTGCGCGGTTAAGAGTGTAGAAAGATTGTGTTAAATCAACAATGGTGGTAAGGCCGTTATCATACAAAGCAGTGTGCTGGTGATAAGCGTCAGTAGCAGCGATTACTTGTGTTTTGGTTTCTTCAAAATTCTGAAAGGCATTTTTTAGTTTGTCATTCGCCAATTTTTGCTGAGCAATCAATTCCTGATTCATATATTCATATTCGTTTTGAAGCGATTGGGTAACCAATTTTTGTTCCCGCTTTTTAGAAGACTGACGGTAGATATTGGTTAGATTCCAACTTAAATTGATTCCAACGATATAATTGCTGCGATCGATTCCAACACCATCGGCATACGATTTCGAGAAAGCGGTATTGTCCTGTACATAATTCCAGTCAAAACCGGAACCGCGTCCCTGCAGGACTCCAAAAGCAGATAGGCTTGGCAAAGCCAGTGCAGACTGTAGTTTTTCCTGCTGTTCGCTTTTCAGAATATCACTTTTTCTCCATTCCAGTATAGGATGTTGACCTGTTTCTGTTGCAGACTCTGAAAGAATAACAGGTGTTTTAGTAGTAAAGACGCTATCGAGTTGATACACCTGATACCCTTCGCCCAACATTACCGCAAGTGATTTAGAATGATCCAGTTCCATATCATAAGCCTTTATCACAGCCGATTTAGCACTAGCCACTTCGGCTTTTGCCAAAGAATAATCAACCTCCGGAATCAGACCGCTCTCTGCACGGCTTTTGGTTGTAGTTTCCACCACTTGAGCACGTTCGAGATTTTTGTCCTGCACAAATTTAATGCGCTGAGCAGCAAGTAAGTTCAGATATGCAGCACCTACTTTTACCTGATGCTGAAACTTTACCTGTTCCAGATCTTTTTGGGCTACATTTTCGTCGGCTTTGGCAATGGCAACCTGTGTTTTAATTTTGCCAAATGTGAAAAGATTCCAGTTGATGTTAGCCAGATACAAGGATCCAAAAGCGGCATTCCAGTTTTGGTCTTGTAAGGGCATTGAGGTCGCAGCACTGCCCAGTCCGCCATAACTGTACAAAGGACCGTTTTGCGCATTGATAGTGCCATAACTTTGTTGCGCCATTACAGTAAAGTCAGGTAAGTACTGGCTTTTTTGATAGGTAGTGTTCTCTTTAGAAGCGTTAACGATGGCTTCTTTGGCTTTTATTTTTTCAAAATTTTGAATAGAGCGTTCAAGAGCATTGGATAATGTTACTGTCTGTGCCCAGAGATTTCCGGAAACCATACAGAACATAGCCAACGCAAAATATTGCATTTTCATAGGATGTATTTAAAATTAAACAATAGAAATCGCATAGCATCTTTAAATGCTACGGTTCGATCAATTGTCTAAAATCAAATACGGTAAACGCAGTAGAAAATATAAAGGGGATTATTCCGAATGGGAATAGAGGAGAAGAAAGAATAGTCCGTTTTCTTTTCCTTAGAAGAACAAGAACTGAAGACAGTTTCGTAAAAATGAAAAGGTACTGCAATTCCTAAGAATTTTGGAACTAAGTCAGCGGGAGCAGTTTGCTGTACCTTTTCGGTCGCTTTATGAAACTGTGCTTTATGTTTACAGCAGTCTTTACTTTTTTGTTGTTTTTTCGCCACACATTTTGGACAAACTTTACCAACCGGAATATCACCAAACAGATTGGTTTCCTGTGGTACCCCTTTGCAAAAATGAGTTATCGTGGT
Encoded proteins:
- a CDS encoding HYC_CC_PP family protein; this translates as MRKALLLLLSVFYLVLSSGFTTITHFCKGVPQETNLFGDIPVGKVCPKCVAKKQQKSKDCCKHKAQFHKATEKVQQTAPADLVPKFLGIAVPFHFYETVFSSCSSKEKKTDYSFFSSIPIRNNPLYIFYCVYRI
- a CDS encoding TolC family protein, with product MKMQYFALAMFCMVSGNLWAQTVTLSNALERSIQNFEKIKAKEAIVNASKENTTYQKSQYLPDFTVMAQQSYGTINAQNGPLYSYGGLGSAATSMPLQDQNWNAAFGSLYLANINWNLFTFGKIKTQVAIAKADENVAQKDLEQVKFQHQVKVGAAYLNLLAAQRIKFVQDKNLERAQVVETTTKSRAESGLIPEVDYSLAKAEVASAKSAVIKAYDMELDHSKSLAVMLGEGYQVYQLDSVFTTKTPVILSESATETGQHPILEWRKSDILKSEQQEKLQSALALPSLSAFGVLQGRGSGFDWNYVQDNTAFSKSYADGVGIDRSNYIVGINLSWNLTNIYRQSSKKREQKLVTQSLQNEYEYMNQELIAQQKLANDKLKNAFQNFEETKTQVIAATDAYHQHTALYDNGLTTIVDLTQSFYTLNRAEIDYEIAQNNIWQALWIKAAATGNLNILLNAIH